The following coding sequences are from one Gossypium hirsutum isolate 1008001.06 chromosome A12, Gossypium_hirsutum_v2.1, whole genome shotgun sequence window:
- the LOC107926061 gene encoding transcription factor TGA1 isoform X3, with protein MDFPSTQFVPSRIMGTYQPIHQIGMWGENFKSIGNPSISASVIVEVDNKLENESETASHEMPAPSCKHDQEASKPFDKIQRRLAQNREAARKSRLRKKAYVQQLESSRLKLMQLEKELEQAREQQGLYIGGGLEAGHLGFSGAVSPGIAVFEMEYKHWMQVQNRQLGELRTALNAQISDIELRIVVENGMSHYFELFRMKSTVAKADVFYVMSGTWKTSAERFFSWIGGFRPSELLKVLLAQLDPLTDQQIFEVCNLKQSCQQAEDALSQGMEKLQETVSATLAAGQLGQGTYFPQVAMAMEKLEALVCFVNQADHLRQETLQQMSHILTTRQAARGLLALGEYIQRLQDLSTLWATHPREPA; from the exons ATGGACTTTCCATCCACCCAGTTTGTGCCTTCAAGAATAATGGGTACCTATCAGCCTATCCACCAGATTGGCATGTGGGGGGAAAATTTCAAGAGTATTGGCAATCCCAGTATATCTGCATCAGTGATTGTTGAAGTGGATAATAAGCTAGAAAACGAG TCTGAGACTGCTTCACATGAAATGCCAGCACCTTCTTGCAAGCATGACCAAGAAGCAAGTAAACCTTTTGATAAG ATACAAAGACGTCTTGCACAAAATCGTGAGGCTGCTCGTAAAAGCCGTTTGCGGAAAAAG GCATATGTTCAACAGTTAGAAAGTAGTCGTTTAAAGTTGATGCAATTGGAGAAAGAGCTTGAACAAGCAAGAGAACAG CAGGGTCTTTATATTGGTGGAGGGTTAGAAGCTGGTCATCTTGGATTTTCCGGAGCAGTAAGCCCAG GGATTGCTGTGTTTGAGATGGAGTACAAACATTGGATGCAAGTACAAAACAGACAATTAGGTGAACTGAGAACTGCTTTGAATGCCCAGATAAGTGATATTGAGCTTCGGATAGTTGTAGAAAATGGCATGAGCCACTATTTTGAACTTTTCCGCATGAAATCAACCGTTGCCAAGGCTGATGTTTTCTATGTGATGTCTGGTACGTGGAAAACATCAGCAGAGAGATTTTTCTCATGGATTGGTGGATTTCGGCCTTCAGAACTTCTTAAG GTGCTCTTGGCTCAGCTAGACCCCTTGACAGACCAGCAAATTTTTGAAGTTTGTAACCTGAAACAATCATGTCAGCAAGCTGAAGATGCCCTTTCGCAAGGCATGGAGAAACTCCAGGAGACTGTATCTGCGACTTTAGCAGCTGGTCAACTGGGCCAAGGTACATACTTTCCTCAGGTGGCTATGGCAATGGAGAAGTTAGAAGCTCTAGTCTGCTTTGTGAACCAG GCTGACCACCTACGGCAAGAAACACTACAACAGATGTCTCACATCCTAACAACTCGACAGGCAGCTAGAGGCTTGCTTGCTTTGGGAGAATACATCCAACGTCTTCAAGATTTGAGTACACTATGGGCTACCCATCCTCGTGAACCTGCCTAG
- the LOC107926061 gene encoding transcription factor TGA1 isoform X4: MDFPSTQFVPSRIMGTYQPIHQIGMWGENFKSIGNPSISASVIVEVDNKLENESETASHEMPAPSCKHDQEASKPFDKIQRRLAQNREAARKSRLRKKAYVQQLESSRLKLMQLEKELEQAREQGLYIGGGLEAGHLGFSGAVSPGIAVFEMEYKHWMQVQNRQLGELRTALNAQISDIELRIVVENGMSHYFELFRMKSTVAKADVFYVMSGTWKTSAERFFSWIGGFRPSELLKVLLAQLDPLTDQQIFEVCNLKQSCQQAEDALSQGMEKLQETVSATLAAGQLGQGTYFPQVAMAMEKLEALVCFVNQADHLRQETLQQMSHILTTRQAARGLLALGEYIQRLQDLSTLWATHPREPA; this comes from the exons ATGGACTTTCCATCCACCCAGTTTGTGCCTTCAAGAATAATGGGTACCTATCAGCCTATCCACCAGATTGGCATGTGGGGGGAAAATTTCAAGAGTATTGGCAATCCCAGTATATCTGCATCAGTGATTGTTGAAGTGGATAATAAGCTAGAAAACGAG TCTGAGACTGCTTCACATGAAATGCCAGCACCTTCTTGCAAGCATGACCAAGAAGCAAGTAAACCTTTTGATAAG ATACAAAGACGTCTTGCACAAAATCGTGAGGCTGCTCGTAAAAGCCGTTTGCGGAAAAAG GCATATGTTCAACAGTTAGAAAGTAGTCGTTTAAAGTTGATGCAATTGGAGAAAGAGCTTGAACAAGCAAGAGAACAG GGTCTTTATATTGGTGGAGGGTTAGAAGCTGGTCATCTTGGATTTTCCGGAGCAGTAAGCCCAG GGATTGCTGTGTTTGAGATGGAGTACAAACATTGGATGCAAGTACAAAACAGACAATTAGGTGAACTGAGAACTGCTTTGAATGCCCAGATAAGTGATATTGAGCTTCGGATAGTTGTAGAAAATGGCATGAGCCACTATTTTGAACTTTTCCGCATGAAATCAACCGTTGCCAAGGCTGATGTTTTCTATGTGATGTCTGGTACGTGGAAAACATCAGCAGAGAGATTTTTCTCATGGATTGGTGGATTTCGGCCTTCAGAACTTCTTAAG GTGCTCTTGGCTCAGCTAGACCCCTTGACAGACCAGCAAATTTTTGAAGTTTGTAACCTGAAACAATCATGTCAGCAAGCTGAAGATGCCCTTTCGCAAGGCATGGAGAAACTCCAGGAGACTGTATCTGCGACTTTAGCAGCTGGTCAACTGGGCCAAGGTACATACTTTCCTCAGGTGGCTATGGCAATGGAGAAGTTAGAAGCTCTAGTCTGCTTTGTGAACCAG GCTGACCACCTACGGCAAGAAACACTACAACAGATGTCTCACATCCTAACAACTCGACAGGCAGCTAGAGGCTTGCTTGCTTTGGGAGAATACATCCAACGTCTTCAAGATTTGAGTACACTATGGGCTACCCATCCTCGTGAACCTGCCTAG
- the LOC107926061 gene encoding transcription factor TGA4 isoform X1, with protein sequence MDFPSTQFVPSRIMGTYQPIHQIGMWGENFKSIGNPSISASVIVEVDNKLENESETASHEMPAPSCKHDQEASKPFDKIQRRLAQNREAARKSRLRKKAYVQQLESSRLKLMQLEKELEQAREQQGLYIGGGLEAGHLGFSGAVSPGDDHIELEKLKKGLAEQFEIKDLGALKYFFGMEFSRSKEGIAVFEMEYKHWMQVQNRQLGELRTALNAQISDIELRIVVENGMSHYFELFRMKSTVAKADVFYVMSGTWKTSAERFFSWIGGFRPSELLKVLLAQLDPLTDQQIFEVCNLKQSCQQAEDALSQGMEKLQETVSATLAAGQLGQGTYFPQVAMAMEKLEALVCFVNQADHLRQETLQQMSHILTTRQAARGLLALGEYIQRLQDLSTLWATHPREPA encoded by the exons ATGGACTTTCCATCCACCCAGTTTGTGCCTTCAAGAATAATGGGTACCTATCAGCCTATCCACCAGATTGGCATGTGGGGGGAAAATTTCAAGAGTATTGGCAATCCCAGTATATCTGCATCAGTGATTGTTGAAGTGGATAATAAGCTAGAAAACGAG TCTGAGACTGCTTCACATGAAATGCCAGCACCTTCTTGCAAGCATGACCAAGAAGCAAGTAAACCTTTTGATAAG ATACAAAGACGTCTTGCACAAAATCGTGAGGCTGCTCGTAAAAGCCGTTTGCGGAAAAAG GCATATGTTCAACAGTTAGAAAGTAGTCGTTTAAAGTTGATGCAATTGGAGAAAGAGCTTGAACAAGCAAGAGAACAG CAGGGTCTTTATATTGGTGGAGGGTTAGAAGCTGGTCATCTTGGATTTTCCGGAGCAGTAAGCCCAG GTGATGATCATATTGAACTAGAGAAGTTAAAGAAAGGATTGGCTGAACAATTTGAGATAAAAGACCTAGGAGCACTCAAATATTTCTTTGGGATGGAGTTCTCTCGATCTAAAGAAG GGATTGCTGTGTTTGAGATGGAGTACAAACATTGGATGCAAGTACAAAACAGACAATTAGGTGAACTGAGAACTGCTTTGAATGCCCAGATAAGTGATATTGAGCTTCGGATAGTTGTAGAAAATGGCATGAGCCACTATTTTGAACTTTTCCGCATGAAATCAACCGTTGCCAAGGCTGATGTTTTCTATGTGATGTCTGGTACGTGGAAAACATCAGCAGAGAGATTTTTCTCATGGATTGGTGGATTTCGGCCTTCAGAACTTCTTAAG GTGCTCTTGGCTCAGCTAGACCCCTTGACAGACCAGCAAATTTTTGAAGTTTGTAACCTGAAACAATCATGTCAGCAAGCTGAAGATGCCCTTTCGCAAGGCATGGAGAAACTCCAGGAGACTGTATCTGCGACTTTAGCAGCTGGTCAACTGGGCCAAGGTACATACTTTCCTCAGGTGGCTATGGCAATGGAGAAGTTAGAAGCTCTAGTCTGCTTTGTGAACCAG GCTGACCACCTACGGCAAGAAACACTACAACAGATGTCTCACATCCTAACAACTCGACAGGCAGCTAGAGGCTTGCTTGCTTTGGGAGAATACATCCAACGTCTTCAAGATTTGAGTACACTATGGGCTACCCATCCTCGTGAACCTGCCTAG
- the LOC107926061 gene encoding transcription factor TGA4 isoform X2 — MDFPSTQFVPSRIMGTYQPIHQIGMWGENFKSIGNPSISASVIVEVDNKLENESETASHEMPAPSCKHDQEASKPFDKIQRRLAQNREAARKSRLRKKAYVQQLESSRLKLMQLEKELEQAREQGLYIGGGLEAGHLGFSGAVSPGDDHIELEKLKKGLAEQFEIKDLGALKYFFGMEFSRSKEGIAVFEMEYKHWMQVQNRQLGELRTALNAQISDIELRIVVENGMSHYFELFRMKSTVAKADVFYVMSGTWKTSAERFFSWIGGFRPSELLKVLLAQLDPLTDQQIFEVCNLKQSCQQAEDALSQGMEKLQETVSATLAAGQLGQGTYFPQVAMAMEKLEALVCFVNQADHLRQETLQQMSHILTTRQAARGLLALGEYIQRLQDLSTLWATHPREPA; from the exons ATGGACTTTCCATCCACCCAGTTTGTGCCTTCAAGAATAATGGGTACCTATCAGCCTATCCACCAGATTGGCATGTGGGGGGAAAATTTCAAGAGTATTGGCAATCCCAGTATATCTGCATCAGTGATTGTTGAAGTGGATAATAAGCTAGAAAACGAG TCTGAGACTGCTTCACATGAAATGCCAGCACCTTCTTGCAAGCATGACCAAGAAGCAAGTAAACCTTTTGATAAG ATACAAAGACGTCTTGCACAAAATCGTGAGGCTGCTCGTAAAAGCCGTTTGCGGAAAAAG GCATATGTTCAACAGTTAGAAAGTAGTCGTTTAAAGTTGATGCAATTGGAGAAAGAGCTTGAACAAGCAAGAGAACAG GGTCTTTATATTGGTGGAGGGTTAGAAGCTGGTCATCTTGGATTTTCCGGAGCAGTAAGCCCAG GTGATGATCATATTGAACTAGAGAAGTTAAAGAAAGGATTGGCTGAACAATTTGAGATAAAAGACCTAGGAGCACTCAAATATTTCTTTGGGATGGAGTTCTCTCGATCTAAAGAAG GGATTGCTGTGTTTGAGATGGAGTACAAACATTGGATGCAAGTACAAAACAGACAATTAGGTGAACTGAGAACTGCTTTGAATGCCCAGATAAGTGATATTGAGCTTCGGATAGTTGTAGAAAATGGCATGAGCCACTATTTTGAACTTTTCCGCATGAAATCAACCGTTGCCAAGGCTGATGTTTTCTATGTGATGTCTGGTACGTGGAAAACATCAGCAGAGAGATTTTTCTCATGGATTGGTGGATTTCGGCCTTCAGAACTTCTTAAG GTGCTCTTGGCTCAGCTAGACCCCTTGACAGACCAGCAAATTTTTGAAGTTTGTAACCTGAAACAATCATGTCAGCAAGCTGAAGATGCCCTTTCGCAAGGCATGGAGAAACTCCAGGAGACTGTATCTGCGACTTTAGCAGCTGGTCAACTGGGCCAAGGTACATACTTTCCTCAGGTGGCTATGGCAATGGAGAAGTTAGAAGCTCTAGTCTGCTTTGTGAACCAG GCTGACCACCTACGGCAAGAAACACTACAACAGATGTCTCACATCCTAACAACTCGACAGGCAGCTAGAGGCTTGCTTGCTTTGGGAGAATACATCCAACGTCTTCAAGATTTGAGTACACTATGGGCTACCCATCCTCGTGAACCTGCCTAG